Proteins found in one Pyxidicoccus trucidator genomic segment:
- a CDS encoding MTAP family purine nucleoside phosphorylase has protein sequence MAVVRVGIIGSHGLGQQLGVVGRGESHILETPFGPHAGPIVTTELDGVPVAYVSRHGPGHLYNATRAPYRANLFALKLLGVTHVLATGIVGSLREHLHPLQLVLPDQVIDRTYRRPCTFYDDVAVHVELGNPFCASLRQVLIEAANPQGTTVHPAATYVCVEGPALSTRAESLLYRTWGADLVGMTVMPEARLAREAEMHYAMVALTTDYDSWRTPPPGQEPEELLTQVSHNVQVVTSSAAALIRCAVPRIAEAHGQGCRCDTALAMAIATDRARIPNEVRSRLRPLLGRYLPPNVA, from the coding sequence TTGGCTGTCGTCAGGGTGGGCATCATCGGGAGCCACGGACTCGGGCAGCAGCTCGGAGTCGTGGGTCGGGGAGAATCCCACATCCTGGAGACCCCCTTCGGCCCCCACGCCGGCCCCATCGTCACCACCGAGCTGGACGGCGTGCCCGTGGCCTACGTGTCCCGCCATGGCCCCGGTCACCTCTACAACGCCACCCGCGCCCCGTACCGCGCCAACCTCTTCGCCCTGAAGCTGCTCGGCGTCACCCACGTGCTCGCCACCGGCATCGTGGGCAGCCTTCGCGAGCACCTCCACCCGCTCCAGCTCGTCCTGCCGGACCAGGTCATCGACCGCACCTACCGCCGGCCCTGCACCTTCTACGACGACGTCGCCGTCCACGTGGAGCTGGGCAATCCGTTCTGTGCCTCGCTCCGGCAGGTTCTCATCGAAGCCGCGAACCCCCAGGGAACCACCGTCCACCCCGCGGCCACCTATGTCTGCGTCGAGGGCCCCGCGCTCAGCACTCGTGCGGAGAGTCTTCTCTACCGGACGTGGGGTGCGGACCTCGTCGGCATGACGGTCATGCCCGAGGCCCGCCTCGCGCGGGAGGCGGAGATGCACTACGCGATGGTGGCCCTGACCACCGATTACGACTCGTGGCGGACTCCACCCCCGGGCCAGGAGCCCGAGGAATTGCTCACGCAGGTCTCCCACAACGTCCAGGTCGTCACGAGCAGCGCCGCCGCCCTCATCCGCTGTGCGGTGCCTCGCATCGCGGAGGCCCACGGCCAGGGCTGCCGCTGTGACACCGCACTGGCCATGGCCATCGCCACGGATAGGGCCCGCATTCCCAACGAGGTCCGCTCCCGGCTTCGTCCACTGCTGGGCAGATACCTTCCGCCCAACGTCGCCTAG
- a CDS encoding TIGR04551 family protein, which yields MSHALLAALLVASSTATAQTPVPEGGTSAPAPAATEAAPAAPATPSSAGSAQGDSVSREDLDAAKQELREEIRAEAAKQSVDSGEWNEEFPEEKRKLEVFTLDGYFRLRPTLFYKFDLGKQPGQELFPRSPRSAAENTQSFATMRLRMEPTFNVSEQVSLKLELLGLDNVVLGSQPDILYPGDQRNLFGIFSESQDSAVDMLEDSLKLRRAYGEVKTPVGILRFGRMGSQWGLGMLRNDGTCFDCDYGDTVDRVQFVTNPFEGWYVTPMLDFNGEGVVDGRGSAGEPVDLSQSDDSHGWVIVIARRDTDPVIRSKLDNNQGVLQYGLHFTYRTQNWEYDASTTNGTATGFIPRSAKLYIPDLWLKYEEKTWRLEFELAGMFGDIGNRAVDAGGANDPTLNQSLRVAQFGGVAQGELKLLNNKLSLGLELGFASGDKAPGFGNQPGRPGSGTRGETLPGDSEGPQYRCDAGGCGDNAIRNFRFNRDYRVDLILWREIIGGITDAFYVRPSVKYTLTDGFDLYGRLIYSQTLYAESTPSFTSSSLGVEANVGVDYKTEDGFVAGAAYGILFPMSGLQEFDPLLRAEFETPQTIRGWLGINF from the coding sequence ATGTCTCACGCCCTGCTGGCGGCGCTGCTCGTCGCTTCATCCACGGCCACCGCCCAGACGCCGGTGCCCGAAGGTGGCACGTCCGCGCCCGCGCCCGCCGCCACCGAGGCCGCGCCCGCCGCGCCCGCCACTCCTTCCTCCGCTGGCTCCGCTCAGGGCGACTCCGTCAGCCGCGAGGACCTGGACGCCGCCAAGCAGGAGCTGCGCGAGGAGATCCGCGCCGAGGCCGCGAAGCAGTCGGTCGACTCCGGCGAGTGGAACGAGGAGTTCCCCGAGGAGAAGCGCAAGCTGGAGGTCTTCACGCTCGACGGCTACTTCCGCCTGCGCCCCACGCTCTTCTACAAGTTCGACCTGGGCAAGCAGCCCGGCCAGGAGCTCTTCCCGCGCTCGCCGCGCAGCGCCGCGGAGAACACCCAGTCCTTCGCCACCATGCGGCTGCGGATGGAGCCCACCTTCAACGTCTCCGAGCAGGTGAGCCTGAAGCTGGAGCTGCTCGGCCTGGACAACGTGGTGCTGGGCTCGCAGCCGGACATCCTCTACCCGGGTGACCAGCGCAACCTCTTCGGCATCTTCTCGGAGAGCCAGGACTCCGCCGTCGACATGCTGGAGGACTCCCTCAAGCTGCGCCGCGCCTACGGCGAGGTGAAGACGCCGGTGGGCATCCTGCGCTTCGGCCGCATGGGCAGCCAGTGGGGCCTGGGCATGCTGCGCAACGACGGCACCTGCTTCGACTGCGACTACGGCGACACCGTGGACCGCGTGCAGTTCGTCACCAACCCCTTCGAGGGCTGGTACGTGACGCCGATGCTCGACTTCAACGGCGAGGGCGTCGTCGACGGGCGCGGCTCGGCGGGCGAGCCGGTGGACCTGTCCCAGTCGGACGACAGCCACGGCTGGGTCATCGTGATTGCCCGCCGGGACACCGACCCGGTCATCCGCTCCAAGCTGGACAACAACCAGGGCGTGCTCCAGTACGGCCTGCACTTCACCTACCGCACGCAGAACTGGGAGTACGACGCCAGCACCACGAACGGCACGGCCACCGGCTTCATCCCCCGCTCCGCCAAGCTCTACATCCCGGACCTCTGGCTGAAGTACGAGGAGAAGACCTGGCGGCTGGAGTTCGAGCTGGCCGGCATGTTCGGCGACATCGGCAACCGCGCGGTGGACGCGGGCGGCGCGAACGACCCCACGCTCAACCAGAGCCTGCGCGTGGCCCAGTTCGGCGGCGTGGCCCAGGGCGAGCTGAAGCTGCTGAACAACAAGCTGTCGCTCGGCCTGGAGCTGGGCTTCGCCTCGGGCGACAAGGCGCCCGGCTTCGGCAACCAGCCCGGGCGCCCCGGCTCCGGCACGCGCGGCGAGACGCTGCCGGGCGACTCCGAGGGCCCCCAGTACCGCTGTGACGCGGGCGGCTGCGGCGACAACGCCATCCGCAACTTCCGCTTCAACCGCGACTACCGCGTGGACCTCATCCTGTGGCGGGAGATCATCGGCGGCATCACCGACGCGTTCTATGTGCGGCCGTCGGTGAAGTACACCCTCACGGACGGGTTCGACCTGTACGGCCGGCTCATCTACTCGCAGACGCTCTACGCGGAGTCGACGCCGTCCTTCACGAGCAGCTCGCTGGGCGTGGAGGCCAACGTGGGCGTGGACTACAAGACGGAGGACGGGTTCGTGGCGGGCGCCGCCTACGGCATCCTGTTCCCCATGAGCGGCCTGCAGGAGTTCGACCCGCTGCTGCGCGCGGAGTTCGAGACGCCGCAGACCATCCGCGGCTGGCTGGGCATCAACTTCTAG
- the dapA gene encoding 4-hydroxy-tetrahydrodipicolinate synthase: MKTFEGSMTALATPFRDGAFDEQAYRALVRYQIEGGTSVLIPMGTTGESVTMTSDERARAVKVAVEEAKGRVAVVGGGGSNSTAESIDNVKRVREAGADGTLIVTPYYNKPTQAGLVEHFRAIARAHPGFPIVAYNVPGRTGVDMLPETVQRLCDIPEVVAIKEATGNMFRALEILEKCGERMTLLSGDDFTVLPFMACGGKGVISVSSNVAPRMMADIVALARAGEFAKARDVQVRMNDLHRLLFVEANPIPVKWALHVMGLFGPELRLPLVPMSEPGASKLRDELRTLGLLKG, translated from the coding sequence ATGAAGACCTTCGAAGGCTCCATGACGGCGCTCGCCACCCCGTTTCGCGACGGGGCGTTCGACGAGCAGGCCTACCGGGCCCTGGTGCGCTACCAGATTGAGGGTGGCACCAGCGTCCTGATTCCCATGGGCACCACCGGTGAGTCGGTGACCATGACGTCCGACGAGCGCGCCCGCGCGGTGAAGGTCGCGGTGGAGGAGGCGAAAGGTCGCGTCGCGGTGGTGGGCGGTGGCGGCTCCAACAGCACCGCGGAGTCCATCGACAACGTGAAGCGCGTGCGCGAGGCGGGCGCGGACGGCACGCTCATCGTCACGCCGTACTACAACAAGCCCACGCAGGCGGGGCTGGTGGAGCACTTCCGCGCCATTGCCCGCGCGCACCCGGGCTTCCCGATTGTCGCCTACAACGTCCCGGGCCGCACCGGCGTGGACATGCTGCCGGAGACGGTGCAGCGCCTGTGTGACATCCCGGAGGTGGTGGCCATCAAGGAGGCCACCGGGAACATGTTCCGGGCGCTCGAAATCCTGGAGAAGTGCGGCGAGCGGATGACGCTCTTGTCCGGCGACGACTTCACCGTGCTGCCCTTCATGGCCTGCGGCGGCAAGGGCGTCATCTCCGTGTCCTCCAACGTGGCGCCGCGGATGATGGCGGACATCGTCGCCCTGGCTCGCGCGGGGGAGTTCGCGAAGGCGCGTGACGTCCAGGTGCGGATGAACGACCTGCACCGGCTGCTCTTCGTGGAGGCCAACCCCATTCCGGTGAAGTGGGCGCTCCACGTCATGGGCCTGTTCGGCCCGGAGCTGCGCCTGCCGCTGGTGCCGATGAGCGAGCCCGGCGCTTCCAAGCTGCGCGACGAGCTGCGCACGCTGGGGCTGCTCAAGGGTTAG
- the dapB gene encoding 4-hydroxy-tetrahydrodipicolinate reductase: MIRTVITGVTGRMGSTLLRLARDAEDLKVVGATERPGSAAVGLDAGLAARLGALEVQVVDDLGRALDAAKADVVVDFTSAEVSVAHAKACAARGVAMVVGSTGFTPESTAALAECAKVIPVVAAPNMSVGVNVVFRMAAELARVLGPSFDVEVLEAHHRMKKDAPSGTALRLAEVVAGALGRSKEDLTFAREGMVGARPAGEIGVQTLRGGDVVGEHTVYFFGEGERVELTHRATSRDQFGLGALRAARWVVGRAPGLYDMADVLGFQRNT, encoded by the coding sequence ATGATTCGCACCGTCATCACCGGCGTCACAGGTCGCATGGGCAGCACGCTGCTGCGCCTGGCGCGCGACGCGGAAGATTTGAAGGTGGTGGGCGCCACGGAGCGGCCGGGCAGCGCCGCCGTGGGGCTGGACGCGGGGCTCGCCGCGCGGCTGGGCGCGCTGGAGGTCCAGGTGGTGGACGACCTGGGCCGGGCGCTGGACGCGGCGAAGGCGGACGTCGTCGTCGACTTCACCAGCGCCGAGGTGAGCGTGGCCCACGCGAAGGCGTGCGCGGCGCGCGGCGTGGCGATGGTGGTGGGCTCCACCGGCTTCACGCCTGAGTCCACCGCGGCGCTGGCGGAGTGCGCGAAGGTCATCCCCGTGGTGGCCGCGCCCAACATGTCCGTGGGCGTCAACGTGGTGTTCCGCATGGCGGCGGAGCTGGCGCGGGTGCTGGGGCCGTCCTTCGACGTGGAGGTGCTGGAGGCGCACCACCGCATGAAGAAGGACGCGCCCAGCGGCACCGCGCTGCGGCTGGCGGAGGTGGTGGCCGGGGCGCTGGGGCGCTCGAAGGAGGACCTCACCTTCGCCCGCGAGGGCATGGTGGGCGCCCGTCCGGCCGGCGAGATTGGCGTGCAGACGCTGCGGGGCGGGGACGTGGTGGGCGAGCACACGGTGTACTTCTTCGGCGAGGGCGAGCGCGTCGAGCTCACCCACCGGGCCACCAGTCGGGATCAGTTCGGCCTGGGCGCGCTGCGGGCCGCGCGCTGGGTGGTGGGACGGGCGCCAGGGCTCTACGACATGGCCGACGTGCTCGGCTTCCAGAGGAACACATGA
- the mutM gene encoding bifunctional DNA-formamidopyrimidine glycosylase/DNA-(apurinic or apyrimidinic site) lyase, whose translation MPELPEVEIARRNLVRWFGGRRLVRAEADDTRIFRGAELHQFSELSGRLESLVRRGKYLLFAFEGGRGLLGHLGMTGKFVRRTEGLVEPYSRARFHLDDGHVLHFADARMFGRLEPAPAPLLRELDVVKALGRDPLADGLTAGQLEKAVASSRQALKVALMDQGRITGLGNIHAAEALFRAGIHPSREPASLTPDEWKRLVGAIRATIDFGLKEQEGEEPVYLEEGLTENPFLVYGRAGGPCSRCGSPVESFPQGGRTTHFCPKCQPRSGVHASKPRAGKR comes from the coding sequence ATGCCTGAGCTTCCGGAAGTGGAGATCGCCCGGCGCAACCTCGTGCGCTGGTTCGGCGGCAGGCGCCTCGTGCGCGCCGAGGCCGACGACACCCGCATCTTCCGGGGCGCGGAGCTCCATCAGTTCTCCGAGCTGTCCGGCCGGCTGGAGTCCCTGGTCCGCCGGGGCAAGTACCTCCTCTTCGCCTTCGAGGGGGGACGGGGCCTGCTGGGCCACCTGGGGATGACGGGCAAGTTCGTCCGCCGCACCGAGGGGCTGGTGGAGCCCTACAGCCGCGCCCGCTTCCACCTGGACGACGGGCATGTCCTCCACTTCGCCGACGCGAGGATGTTCGGCCGCCTGGAGCCCGCGCCCGCCCCGCTCCTGCGCGAGCTGGACGTGGTGAAGGCCCTGGGACGAGACCCTCTGGCGGACGGCCTCACCGCGGGCCAGCTGGAGAAGGCCGTGGCCTCCTCCCGGCAGGCCCTCAAGGTGGCGCTGATGGACCAGGGGCGGATCACCGGCCTGGGCAACATCCACGCCGCCGAGGCCCTCTTCCGTGCCGGAATCCACCCCTCCCGGGAGCCCGCCTCCCTCACCCCGGACGAGTGGAAGCGCCTGGTGGGGGCCATCCGGGCCACCATCGACTTCGGCCTGAAGGAGCAGGAGGGCGAGGAACCCGTGTACCTGGAGGAGGGCCTCACGGAGAACCCGTTCCTCGTCTATGGCCGTGCCGGAGGCCCATGCTCCCGGTGCGGGAGCCCCGTGGAGTCCTTCCCCCAGGGCGGCCGAACCACCCACTTCTGCCCGAAATGCCAGCCCCGCTCAGGCGTTCACGCGTCGAAGCCTCGGGCCGGTAAGCGTTGA
- a CDS encoding superoxide dismutase: protein MADMPQKKYAPMTFPQLKGLKGLSDAVLETHFKLYEGYVNRTNKLTESLSGLQLKGEAAGTNPAYAEMTRRLGFEYNGMVLHEYYFGNMKPGGSGATPPAKLKKAMEESFGSFENWFADFKAVATMPGIGWAVTFQDPRTGWLSNHWITLHETNNIAGFRPIIIMDAWEHAFTPDYKANERGKYVDAYFSNIDYDACEGRLK from the coding sequence ATGGCGGATATGCCGCAGAAGAAGTACGCGCCGATGACGTTCCCGCAGCTCAAGGGCCTCAAGGGCCTCAGCGACGCGGTGCTGGAGACCCACTTCAAGCTGTACGAGGGCTATGTCAACCGCACCAACAAGCTGACCGAGTCCCTCTCGGGCCTGCAGCTCAAGGGCGAGGCCGCTGGCACCAACCCGGCGTACGCGGAGATGACCCGCCGGCTGGGCTTCGAGTACAACGGCATGGTCCTCCACGAGTACTACTTCGGCAACATGAAGCCGGGTGGCTCGGGCGCCACGCCGCCGGCGAAGCTGAAGAAGGCCATGGAGGAGAGCTTCGGCTCCTTCGAGAACTGGTTCGCGGACTTCAAGGCCGTGGCCACCATGCCGGGCATCGGCTGGGCCGTGACGTTCCAGGACCCGCGCACCGGGTGGCTGTCCAACCACTGGATCACCCTGCACGAGACCAACAACATCGCCGGCTTCAGGCCCATCATCATCATGGACGCGTGGGAGCACGCCTTCACGCCGGACTACAAGGCGAACGAGCGCGGCAAGTACGTGGACGCGTACTTCTCCAACATCGACTACGACGCCTGCGAAGGCCGGCTGAAGTAG
- a CDS encoding M48 family metallopeptidase: protein MQRILSMLLGLTLAMGLTAGCTKQRIQAEKAIAATLISDEQEEDLGKQVKQELETKEKVKYVQDAAVVDYVRSLSSPILRQATKDRPGVKWKINVIDDPKTVNAFATPGGYLYVYTGLILASDTEAELAGVMAHEAGHVVGRHSARAMVNTLGLQAVTQAALGKNPSAVGTIAAQLVGGGTMLAHGRGEEIEADEYGARYASGAGYDPRGLITFFQKLQAQQGGEGPGFMKWLSTHPPNKDRIANIQKIISQNNLRGSNNSPGGLPAIKQKLGAK from the coding sequence ATGCAGCGAATCCTCTCGATGTTACTGGGCCTCACCCTGGCGATGGGCCTGACGGCAGGCTGTACCAAGCAGCGCATCCAGGCGGAGAAGGCCATCGCGGCCACCCTCATCTCCGACGAGCAGGAGGAGGACCTGGGCAAGCAGGTGAAGCAGGAGCTGGAGACGAAGGAGAAGGTCAAGTACGTCCAGGACGCCGCCGTCGTCGACTACGTGCGCAGCCTCTCTTCGCCCATCCTCCGGCAGGCCACCAAGGACCGGCCTGGCGTGAAGTGGAAGATCAACGTCATCGACGACCCGAAGACGGTGAACGCGTTCGCCACGCCGGGCGGCTACCTCTACGTGTACACGGGCCTCATCCTGGCCTCGGACACGGAGGCGGAGCTGGCCGGCGTCATGGCGCACGAGGCGGGCCATGTGGTGGGCCGTCACTCGGCGCGCGCCATGGTGAACACGCTCGGCCTTCAGGCAGTCACCCAGGCGGCGCTCGGGAAGAACCCCAGCGCGGTGGGGACCATCGCCGCGCAGCTGGTGGGTGGCGGGACGATGCTGGCCCACGGCCGCGGCGAGGAAATCGAGGCGGACGAGTACGGCGCCCGCTACGCGTCCGGCGCCGGGTATGACCCGCGCGGGCTCATCACCTTCTTCCAGAAGCTCCAGGCGCAGCAGGGCGGCGAAGGGCCGGGCTTCATGAAGTGGCTGAGCACGCACCCGCCCAACAAGGACCGCATCGCGAACATCCAGAAGATCATCTCGCAGAACAACCTGCGCGGCAGCAACAACAGCCCGGGCGGGCTGCCGGCCATCAAGCAGAAGCTGGGCGCGAAGTAG
- a CDS encoding YihY/virulence factor BrkB family protein — protein MRLPRLKYLTWREFGRRFVKEFQEDTVTDIAAQLSYYLLFSLFPFLFTLFTLVAYMPFAPGAVDAMLDRIRPLVPGDALDLVTGHLQSLVNQPRPKLLTLGLVIALWTASRGVDALRKALNLAYDVPESRPIWKTQGLAMLVTLIGTLLIPLSFTVFLLGGRLGAWLADKLQLVDQFYVLWSWLRWPFTAGLVMLALALCYYLLPDVKQKFKYITPGSMLGTGIWLLSTWGFTQYVEHFGKYNVTYGSIGGVVVLMLWLYISGLVFILGGEINAILEHASAEGKEKGARDFNEAAPLEPPIKTPGAAKSASSAKKSRLARFRWRRRVARGQSPEPTAAELEREPPSHLH, from the coding sequence ATGCGGTTGCCCAGGCTCAAATACCTGACGTGGCGTGAGTTCGGCCGGCGCTTCGTGAAGGAGTTCCAGGAAGACACCGTCACGGACATCGCCGCCCAGCTCTCCTACTACCTCCTCTTCTCGCTCTTCCCGTTCCTCTTCACCCTCTTCACGCTCGTCGCCTACATGCCCTTCGCTCCGGGCGCGGTGGACGCGATGCTGGACCGCATCCGCCCGCTGGTGCCCGGAGACGCGCTGGACCTGGTGACGGGCCACCTGCAGTCGTTGGTCAACCAGCCGAGGCCGAAGCTCCTGACGTTGGGTCTCGTCATCGCCCTGTGGACGGCCTCGCGTGGCGTGGACGCCCTGCGCAAGGCGCTCAACCTGGCCTACGACGTGCCGGAGTCCCGCCCCATCTGGAAGACGCAGGGGCTGGCCATGCTGGTGACGCTCATCGGCACGCTGCTCATCCCGCTGTCCTTCACCGTGTTCCTGCTCGGCGGGCGGCTGGGTGCGTGGCTCGCGGACAAGCTCCAACTCGTCGACCAGTTCTACGTCCTCTGGTCCTGGCTGCGCTGGCCCTTCACCGCGGGGCTGGTGATGCTGGCGCTCGCGCTCTGCTACTACCTGCTCCCCGACGTGAAGCAGAAGTTCAAGTACATCACCCCCGGCTCCATGCTGGGCACGGGCATCTGGCTGCTGAGCACGTGGGGCTTCACGCAGTATGTGGAGCACTTCGGCAAGTACAACGTCACCTACGGCTCCATCGGCGGTGTCGTGGTGCTGATGCTGTGGCTCTACATCTCCGGGCTCGTCTTCATCCTCGGCGGCGAAATCAACGCCATCCTCGAGCATGCCTCCGCGGAGGGGAAGGAGAAGGGCGCCCGCGACTTCAACGAGGCCGCACCGCTGGAGCCACCCATCAAGACGCCCGGCGCCGCGAAGAGCGCCAGCAGCGCGAAGAAGTCGCGGCTGGCGCGCTTCCGGTGGAGGCGGCGCGTGGCCCGGGGGCAGTCCCCCGAGCCCACCGCGGCGGAGCTGGAGCGCGAGCCCCCGTCCCACCTGCACTGA
- the lysA gene encoding diaminopimelate decarboxylase — protein MNHFTWRKGVLHAEGVPLTAIADAAGTPTYVYSSATLTRHFRVVSEAFGATPHLICYSVKANSNLSILRLFSGLGGGFDIVSGGELARVKQAGGDVSKTVFAGVGKTQEEMEAALAAGILLFNVESAEELDALDAVGRRLGKRAPFALRVNPDVDARTHRYISTGLKTSKFGVPFEEAVALYTRAKKLKGVRAAGLDCHIGSQLTQASPMRAALTKVAGLYSELKAKGHPLEYLDVGGGLGITYTDETPPSPEEYARTVLAATKGTGAHLLLEPGRALVGNAGVLLTRVLYRKKTPAKHFVVVDAGMNDLLRPALYEAHHGLQPLVKRRGKAVEVDVVGPVCESTDVLAKARPLVLPQAGELYAFMSAGAYGMSMASNYNSRPRPAEVMVDGDAWRVVRERERIEDLWRGERA, from the coding sequence GTGAACCACTTCACCTGGCGGAAGGGCGTGCTGCACGCGGAGGGCGTGCCGCTGACGGCCATCGCCGACGCGGCGGGGACGCCCACCTACGTGTACTCCTCCGCCACACTCACCCGGCACTTCCGGGTGGTGTCGGAGGCCTTCGGCGCCACGCCGCACCTCATCTGCTACTCGGTGAAGGCGAACTCGAACCTGTCCATCCTCCGGCTCTTCTCCGGGCTGGGTGGCGGCTTCGACATCGTCTCCGGCGGCGAGCTGGCCCGGGTGAAGCAGGCCGGCGGCGACGTGAGCAAGACGGTGTTCGCCGGCGTGGGCAAGACGCAGGAGGAGATGGAGGCGGCCCTGGCCGCGGGCATCCTCCTCTTCAACGTGGAGAGCGCGGAGGAGCTGGACGCGCTGGACGCAGTGGGCCGTCGCCTCGGAAAGCGCGCGCCCTTCGCGCTGCGCGTGAATCCGGACGTGGACGCGCGCACGCACCGCTACATCTCCACCGGGCTCAAGACGTCGAAGTTCGGCGTGCCCTTCGAGGAGGCGGTGGCCCTCTACACGCGCGCGAAGAAGCTGAAGGGCGTGCGGGCGGCCGGGCTGGACTGCCACATCGGCTCGCAGCTCACCCAGGCCTCGCCCATGCGCGCCGCCCTCACCAAGGTGGCGGGCCTGTACTCGGAGCTCAAGGCGAAGGGGCACCCGCTGGAGTACCTGGACGTGGGCGGCGGCCTGGGCATCACCTATACGGACGAGACGCCGCCGTCCCCCGAGGAGTACGCCCGCACGGTGCTGGCCGCGACGAAGGGCACCGGCGCGCACCTGCTGCTGGAGCCGGGCCGGGCGCTGGTGGGCAACGCCGGCGTGCTGCTCACCCGGGTGCTGTACCGGAAGAAGACGCCCGCGAAGCACTTCGTCGTGGTGGACGCGGGGATGAACGACCTCCTCCGCCCCGCCCTCTACGAGGCGCACCACGGCCTCCAGCCCCTGGTGAAGCGCCGGGGGAAGGCGGTGGAGGTGGATGTCGTGGGGCCGGTGTGTGAGTCCACGGACGTGCTGGCGAAGGCCCGCCCCCTGGTCCTCCCCCAGGCGGGCGAGCTGTACGCCTTCATGAGCGCCGGGGCCTACGGGATGAGCATGGCCTCGAACTACAACTCCCGGCCCCGCCCGGCGGAAGTCATGGTGGACGGGGATGCGTGGAGGGTTGTCCGCGAACGGGAGCGGATTGAGGATCTCTGGCGCGGCGAGCGGGCCTGA
- a CDS encoding Ku protein, whose product MSRPVWVGSLSFGLVSVPVRLYSAVSPRQVQFHLLHDADGARIQNKRVCSADGEEVAYEHVVKGYELGDGGYVEVTRGELEAFDPGASRVIELEDFVEAGEIDPLYYDSPYHLVPAEGAEHAYSLLVATLREAGRVGIGRFVLYHKGHLCAVRPHGRGLLLSTLHYAEEVVSQESFSELALAGQRPRERELAAAMSLVEARATRFEPRRYHDVHRERLLAFIERRAAKTRPKAEKRPAHAGATAGPAEAGDLLTALEQSVAALRAGQPLPPPAQGALRLRPQASAREVRERSGGGESSGSSTPVTRRKKDEGGEPSA is encoded by the coding sequence ATGTCACGTCCCGTATGGGTAGGCTCGCTGAGCTTCGGGCTGGTGAGTGTCCCGGTGAGGCTCTACAGCGCAGTCAGCCCCCGGCAGGTCCAATTCCACCTCCTGCATGACGCCGACGGCGCCCGCATCCAGAACAAGCGGGTGTGCTCGGCGGACGGTGAGGAGGTGGCCTACGAGCACGTGGTGAAGGGGTACGAGCTGGGCGACGGCGGCTACGTGGAGGTGACGCGCGGGGAGCTGGAGGCCTTCGACCCGGGTGCCAGCCGCGTCATCGAGCTGGAGGACTTCGTCGAGGCCGGGGAGATAGACCCGCTCTACTACGACTCGCCCTACCACCTGGTCCCCGCGGAGGGAGCGGAGCACGCGTACTCGCTGCTGGTGGCCACGCTGCGCGAGGCGGGCCGGGTGGGCATCGGCCGCTTCGTCCTGTACCACAAGGGGCACCTGTGCGCGGTTCGGCCCCATGGACGGGGGTTGCTCCTGTCCACGCTCCACTACGCGGAAGAGGTGGTGTCCCAGGAGAGCTTCTCCGAGCTGGCGCTCGCGGGCCAGCGTCCCCGGGAGCGGGAGCTGGCGGCGGCGATGAGCCTCGTCGAGGCCCGCGCCACGCGCTTCGAGCCCCGGCGCTACCACGACGTCCACCGCGAGCGGCTGCTGGCCTTCATCGAGCGCCGCGCCGCGAAGACGCGCCCGAAGGCGGAGAAGCGGCCCGCGCATGCCGGGGCCACCGCGGGGCCCGCCGAGGCCGGCGACCTGCTGACGGCACTGGAGCAGAGCGTGGCCGCGCTCCGGGCCGGCCAGCCGCTACCGCCGCCCGCTCAGGGGGCGCTGCGACTGCGCCCGCAGGCCTCGGCGCGCGAGGTCCGGGAGCGGAGCGGCGGAGGCGAGAGCTCCGGTTCCAGCACCCCGGTCACCCGGCGGAAGAAGGACGAGGGCGGAGAGCCCTCGGCCTGA